The Christiangramia flava JLT2011 genome has a segment encoding these proteins:
- a CDS encoding RagB/SusD family nutrient uptake outer membrane protein, whose translation MKRIQQTIWKSIVAIAGFTFVVSCSDKLDTQEGQLNTGDLDYTDTEEMIQPVIGAYYEFYTRGWEDPLLLSVRGDDVNAGGLGDQQPFADTDMFTYSKDYWMYNSLWNQQYSDIITVNTAINQILQFREFADEEGQAEADQYIAEMKVLRAWFHLNLARTWEDVFIITSNQPEEEIENGVSSKEEIMNWISDQMDEAIPDLPDMRPNQRTDIPGGVTMYTAYAIKAQAQQELQNYQGVADAAGAIINSGLFSLYPDFYELFKKPGELSDESLLELQFSDYGQETGDAFYHLYDPFGPQGWTPARENASSGWGFFEPSFKWIEFMLDRDETVRLETSVLFTDRGIAELEADGYTNLPSFVSNTTRDGDVINDFARAYFSSGKHYLPSNQLTDMRNNYGAGKNYIVIRYAEVLLMYAEALTQGASGNAISADEAVNQVRSRAGLSALTGVTTEQVLDEKFAELAMEWGIRYYDMIRLDKYDELSYDGRSFSAGDEYLPYPQAQVDALPLNATSVNTDTAINDALNNLN comes from the coding sequence ATGAAAAGAATTCAACAAACAATATGGAAGAGTATCGTCGCGATTGCCGGATTTACCTTTGTAGTTTCCTGTTCCGATAAACTGGACACTCAGGAAGGACAGCTAAACACCGGGGATCTTGATTACACCGATACTGAAGAAATGATCCAGCCTGTAATTGGAGCTTATTATGAGTTCTATACAAGAGGTTGGGAAGATCCTTTGTTACTTTCAGTAAGAGGGGATGATGTGAATGCTGGAGGCCTTGGTGATCAGCAGCCTTTTGCTGATACTGATATGTTTACCTATTCCAAAGATTACTGGATGTATAATTCACTTTGGAACCAGCAGTACAGTGATATTATCACCGTAAATACGGCTATTAACCAGATCCTGCAGTTCAGGGAGTTTGCAGATGAGGAAGGGCAGGCAGAAGCCGATCAATATATTGCCGAAATGAAGGTTTTAAGAGCCTGGTTTCACCTGAATTTAGCTCGTACCTGGGAAGATGTTTTCATCATTACCAGCAACCAGCCTGAAGAAGAGATCGAGAACGGGGTTTCTTCAAAAGAAGAGATCATGAACTGGATCTCCGATCAGATGGATGAAGCGATTCCAGACCTTCCGGATATGCGACCAAACCAGAGAACAGATATTCCTGGTGGAGTAACGATGTACACCGCGTATGCTATAAAAGCCCAGGCCCAGCAGGAATTGCAGAATTACCAGGGCGTGGCAGATGCTGCCGGAGCGATCATTAACTCCGGATTGTTTTCTTTATATCCAGACTTTTATGAATTATTCAAAAAGCCGGGAGAACTTAGTGATGAAAGCTTGCTGGAACTCCAGTTTTCAGATTATGGACAGGAAACAGGAGATGCATTCTATCACTTATATGATCCTTTTGGACCTCAGGGGTGGACTCCGGCGAGAGAAAACGCTTCCAGCGGATGGGGATTCTTTGAGCCAAGCTTTAAATGGATCGAATTCATGTTGGATCGTGATGAAACCGTTCGTTTGGAAACCAGCGTTTTGTTCACAGACAGGGGTATTGCAGAACTGGAAGCCGATGGTTATACCAATTTGCCTTCGTTCGTAAGTAATACGACCAGGGATGGAGATGTCATTAATGATTTCGCCCGAGCTTATTTTTCAAGTGGAAAACATTATCTACCATCCAACCAGCTTACAGATATGAGAAACAATTACGGAGCAGGTAAGAATTATATCGTTATTCGTTATGCGGAGGTATTACTGATGTACGCGGAAGCCCTTACGCAGGGAGCCAGCGGAAACGCCATTTCTGCTGATGAAGCAGTAAATCAGGTTCGTTCCAGAGCCGGTCTATCAGCACTTACAGGAGTGACCACCGAGCAGGTATTAGACGAGAAATTTGCAGAATTGGCAATGGAATGGGGCATTCGGTATTACGATATGATCCGTTTGGATAAATATGACGAATTGAGCTATGACGGTAGATCTTTTTCAGCAGGAGATGAATACCTTCCTTATCCACAGGCACAGGTAGATGCTCTTCCGCTGAATGCAACTTCTGTAAATACAGATACCGCGATCAATGACGCTCTTAACAATTTAAACTAA